One Streptomyces sp. ML-6 genomic region harbors:
- a CDS encoding tyrosine-type recombinase/integrase: MRVVEERDGGVVRRVRLVDGDGEPATAACRFLHHLVDRGFSPHTICAYAYDLRRLFTFLAAEGMDWREFRGPDALRLLAFLRQAPSRRPAQRLGLTVVVGGPEASGSLLAPATVNRILAAVSSFYDWAVAAEEYNGDSPMQKRLDPALARVPDRHQPFMGRASRQQRTRRTVTVKQPRRLPRPVDEAVLEQFIGSLERLRDLAVFLPMLDGGLRPGEVLSLHLDDISYGRRRVRVRKRDDHPRGVRGKSRTERVVDLHEPRTLEAVSRYVMHERPLDATSPFVFLVGGKGTRCLEPLGYDAVVRLFARRLDKLGLRTPETTPHALRHTHATAMWEGGMRELSLQKRLGHASPESAKVYTRVSDEAVLADYARALENNR, from the coding sequence GGTTTCTCGCCGCATACGATCTGTGCGTACGCGTACGACCTGCGGCGGCTGTTCACCTTTCTCGCTGCTGAGGGCATGGACTGGCGCGAGTTCCGGGGCCCGGATGCCTTGCGGCTGCTGGCGTTCCTGCGGCAGGCGCCGTCGCGTCGGCCCGCCCAGCGGCTGGGCCTGACGGTCGTGGTCGGCGGTCCGGAGGCGTCGGGCAGTCTGCTCGCTCCGGCGACGGTGAATCGGATCCTGGCGGCCGTCTCCAGCTTCTACGACTGGGCGGTGGCCGCCGAGGAGTACAACGGCGACTCGCCGATGCAGAAGCGCCTTGACCCCGCGCTTGCCCGGGTGCCGGACCGGCATCAGCCGTTCATGGGCCGCGCGAGCCGTCAGCAGCGGACTCGCCGCACGGTGACGGTCAAGCAGCCGCGGCGGCTGCCGCGCCCCGTGGACGAGGCGGTGCTGGAGCAGTTCATCGGCAGCTTGGAGCGGTTGCGGGACCTGGCGGTGTTCTTGCCGATGCTGGATGGCGGGTTGCGGCCGGGCGAGGTGCTGTCGCTGCACCTGGATGACATCTCCTACGGCCGCCGCCGGGTGAGGGTCCGCAAGCGTGACGATCATCCGCGCGGGGTCCGTGGCAAGTCCCGCACCGAGAGGGTGGTGGACCTGCACGAGCCTCGCACCCTGGAGGCGGTCAGCCGCTATGTGATGCACGAGCGTCCCCTCGATGCGACCAGCCCGTTCGTGTTCCTGGTCGGTGGGAAGGGCACCCGCTGTCTGGAGCCGTTGGGCTACGACGCGGTGGTGCGGCTGTTCGCGCGGCGGCTGGACAAGCTCGGCCTGCGCACGCCGGAGACCACGCCGCACGCGCTGCGGCACACGCACGCCACGGCGATGTGGGAGGGCGGGATGCGGGAGCTGTCGTTGCAAAAGCGATTGGGGCATGCGTCGCCGGAGTCGGCGAAGGTTTACACCCGGGTCTCCGACGAGGCCGTGCTGGCCGACTACGCCCGCGCCCTGGAGAACAACCGGTGA
- a CDS encoding tyrosine-type recombinase/integrase, giving the protein MPKLPSALPRFIRRAELDRLMDAVEELEDPHQRAALLLLRWSGARRGEIARLTLDCPDAYPDGYPRLRIPVGKTYAERMVPLHPQAADALRELTDAAKVANAAARHDTWAQRPVRYVWLRSLPGAAFVWQFGQQL; this is encoded by the coding sequence ATGCCCAAACTCCCCTCCGCGCTGCCGCGGTTCATCCGCCGGGCCGAGCTGGACCGCCTCATGGACGCGGTCGAAGAACTCGAAGACCCGCACCAACGAGCCGCTCTGCTTCTGCTGCGCTGGAGCGGTGCCCGGCGCGGGGAGATCGCACGGCTGACCCTGGACTGCCCGGACGCCTACCCCGACGGCTATCCGCGTCTGCGGATCCCGGTCGGCAAGACCTACGCCGAGCGCATGGTCCCCCTGCATCCCCAGGCGGCGGACGCCCTGCGCGAACTGACCGACGCGGCCAAGGTCGCGAACGCCGCGGCCCGCCACGACACATGGGCTCAGCGGCCAGTCCGCTACGTGTGGCTTCGTTCACTTCCAGGGGCAGCGTTTGTCTGGCAGTTCGGGCAGCAGTTGTGA